The Dethiosulfovibrio peptidovorans DSM 11002 genome has a window encoding:
- a CDS encoding aminotransferase class I/II-fold pyridoxal phosphate-dependent enzyme, with protein MDWRKTIPQGLKDTTTELYVNTVEKRSFSVDCALGSSPIGAPCGVVSAFGKTFGEDLSSYVPPSERLTEPICRFWKGLVSPEELVFANGTDTILVVLAKALGSPGGRILGMAPQFTDAPVHFQLSGCDFKAVNLKGPSYEIDTYRLLEALDDSISLVYIDRPHNPTGQLMSLDDLERIVMAADKRDALVIVDEAYGDFVDESTSCLNLKQDNILCLRSFSKGWGMAGIRGGYGVFRSPFARDLYLRVSPPFTVDALAFAAIPMALDEAGEFLPSMRREVARLKRKTVDTITESPRFSVAKTHPSVSIMMVTYDDRDANLYDMLMEHGIKTAPGSGFLGIGDNSVRLRVPPEEQFEDFRTRWRDMVSSLPR; from the coding sequence TTGGACTGGAGAAAGACGATCCCGCAGGGATTGAAAGACACCACCACCGAGCTTTACGTCAACACAGTCGAAAAGAGAAGTTTCTCCGTAGACTGCGCCCTGGGATCTAGCCCTATAGGGGCTCCCTGCGGAGTCGTGTCCGCCTTCGGAAAGACTTTTGGAGAGGATCTTTCGTCTTACGTTCCTCCGTCAGAGAGGTTGACCGAGCCGATCTGCCGTTTCTGGAAAGGTCTGGTGTCTCCGGAGGAGCTGGTCTTCGCCAACGGGACGGACACCATCCTGGTGGTGCTGGCCAAGGCTCTGGGCTCCCCGGGAGGACGAATCTTGGGCATGGCTCCACAGTTCACCGACGCCCCGGTCCATTTTCAGCTTTCCGGATGCGACTTCAAAGCGGTGAATCTGAAGGGTCCCTCCTACGAGATAGATACATACCGGCTACTGGAGGCTCTGGACGATTCGATATCGCTGGTCTACATAGATCGTCCACACAACCCGACGGGGCAACTTATGTCCTTGGACGATCTGGAGAGGATAGTGATGGCCGCGGATAAAAGGGATGCCCTGGTGATAGTGGACGAGGCTTATGGAGATTTCGTCGACGAATCCACGTCCTGTCTGAACCTGAAACAGGACAACATCCTCTGTCTTCGCAGCTTTTCAAAGGGATGGGGAATGGCCGGCATAAGGGGAGGATACGGGGTATTTCGATCTCCCTTTGCAAGGGATCTCTATCTGAGGGTCAGCCCTCCCTTCACCGTGGACGCACTGGCTTTCGCAGCCATACCTATGGCACTGGACGAAGCCGGTGAGTTTCTACCGTCCATGAGACGAGAGGTCGCCAGGCTGAAGAGAAAGACCGTGGACACGATAACCGAGTCTCCCCGGTTCTCCGTGGCTAAGACCCATCCGTCGGTATCCATCATGATGGTGACCTACGACGACAGGGACGCAAATCTCTACGATATGCTGATGGAACATGGGATAAAGACCGCTCCCGGATCGGGTTTTCTAGGGATAGGAGACAATTCCGTAAGATTGAGGGTTCCCCCGGAAGAGCAATTCGAAGATTTCAGGACGAGATGGAGAGACATGGTCTCGTCCCTTCCCAGGTGA
- a CDS encoding peroxiredoxin, with product MMENRIPLIGEAMPELKVVTTRGEKTIPNDYAGQWFVLFSHPADFTPVCTTEFVAFQKRYDKFKELNCELIGMSIDQVFAHIKWEQWIEENLDVEIQFPIIADDGTVGKQLGMIHPGKGSNTVRAVFIVDPNGIIRAILYYPQELGRNMDEVLRMVKALQISEKNGVAMPANWPENEIIGDSVIVPPASDVENAKKRLTEYDNFDWWFCHKKLD from the coding sequence ATGATGGAAAACAGGATTCCCTTGATAGGAGAGGCTATGCCGGAGCTTAAAGTGGTAACAACCAGAGGGGAGAAGACCATCCCCAACGATTACGCAGGGCAGTGGTTCGTGCTCTTCAGCCACCCGGCGGACTTCACCCCGGTCTGCACTACCGAATTCGTTGCTTTCCAGAAGAGATACGATAAATTCAAGGAGTTAAACTGCGAACTCATCGGAATGAGCATCGACCAGGTCTTCGCTCACATCAAGTGGGAACAGTGGATCGAGGAGAATCTGGATGTCGAGATCCAGTTTCCCATAATCGCCGACGACGGCACGGTCGGTAAACAGCTCGGCATGATACACCCCGGCAAGGGGTCCAATACCGTCAGGGCCGTATTCATAGTCGACCCAAACGGCATAATAAGGGCGATCCTCTACTACCCTCAGGAGCTCGGCAGGAACATGGACGAGGTGCTGCGCATGGTAAAGGCCCTTCAGATAAGCGAGAAGAACGGTGTTGCCATGCCCGCGAACTGGCCGGAAAACGAGATTATCGGGGATTCTGTGATCGTTCCTCCGGCGAGCGACGTTGAAAACGCGAAGAAGAGGCTGACCGAGTACGATAACTTCGACTGGTGGTTCTGCCACAAGAAACTCGATTAA
- the feoB gene encoding ferrous iron transport protein B: MTTVALAGNPNSGKTTLFNGLTGARQHVGNYPGVTVEHKRGTYNHDGISVEVEDLPGIYSLSAYSAEEEVARDFLIRQTPDVVIDIVDSSNLERNLYLSVQLKEMGLPVCLALNMMDVAESRGMEIDTEKLSFLMRTPVVPIVARKSEGIHEMMNRALEIAGKDPGPFKISYGPDIDPILDEMARAIDQDPVLDEAIRPRWSALKYLEGDETIKNSIAKRAPELEAKLNDMAKALDSHLRSTLDTYAEALIADHRYGYIKSILQQGVLTYRKDREAKSVSDRIDAVVTHRFVGPIVMLAVLATLYHVTFSYSEIPVGWFERFFGWIGSLAEDYMSEGPLKSMIMSGVIDGVGGVMGFVPLIFLMFLGISFLEDTGYLARVAFMLDRVFRIFGLHGSSVMPFIISGGIAGGCAVPGVMAARTIKSPKERLATLLTAPFMNCGAKLPVFALLIGVFFPEGETRMMLLITAISWIGAMLAARLLRSTILRGETTPFVMELPTYRFPTFQGLLIHTWERTWQYIKKAGTVILGISILLWAMMTYPGLDERAAVKFDDMRERVSDELSQEKRTEILAEIDGMEAQETLRRSYAGRIGTALEKVTSLAGFDWRDNIALVGGFAAKEVVVSTLGTAYSLGEVDPEESGGLASIIEKSPDWSPLKALALIIFTMFYAPCFVTVVCIAREAGSWKWAAFSMIFNTLLAYLLAVAVYQGGTFIQSIGG; encoded by the coding sequence ATGACCACCGTAGCCCTGGCGGGAAATCCGAACTCGGGAAAGACGACCCTCTTCAACGGTCTGACCGGAGCCAGACAACACGTCGGCAACTATCCGGGAGTGACGGTGGAACATAAAAGGGGGACCTACAATCACGACGGTATATCGGTGGAGGTCGAGGACCTTCCGGGGATATACTCTCTCTCCGCCTACTCCGCCGAGGAGGAGGTAGCCAGGGATTTCCTTATCCGACAGACGCCGGACGTGGTGATCGACATAGTCGACTCCTCCAATCTAGAGAGGAACCTGTACCTATCGGTCCAGCTGAAGGAGATGGGCCTCCCGGTATGCCTGGCATTGAACATGATGGACGTGGCAGAGTCGAGAGGAATGGAGATAGACACGGAAAAGCTCTCTTTCCTTATGAGGACACCGGTGGTCCCCATAGTCGCCAGAAAATCCGAGGGAATCCACGAGATGATGAATCGAGCCCTGGAGATAGCGGGGAAGGACCCGGGACCGTTTAAGATCTCCTATGGTCCCGATATCGACCCGATTCTGGACGAGATGGCCAGGGCTATAGACCAGGACCCTGTATTGGACGAGGCGATAAGGCCGAGATGGTCAGCTCTGAAGTATCTCGAAGGAGACGAAACGATAAAGAACTCCATAGCAAAGAGAGCTCCGGAGCTGGAGGCAAAGCTTAACGACATGGCGAAGGCCTTGGATTCCCATCTGAGATCCACTCTGGACACCTACGCGGAGGCCCTAATAGCGGACCATCGTTACGGATATATAAAATCGATCCTCCAGCAAGGCGTTCTGACATACAGAAAAGACAGAGAGGCCAAGAGCGTGTCCGACAGGATAGACGCCGTAGTGACCCACCGTTTCGTTGGCCCTATAGTGATGCTCGCCGTGCTGGCCACCCTATACCATGTAACCTTCTCCTACAGCGAGATTCCGGTAGGGTGGTTCGAGAGATTTTTCGGATGGATAGGATCTCTGGCGGAAGACTATATGTCTGAAGGACCGTTGAAATCGATGATAATGTCGGGAGTGATAGACGGGGTCGGAGGTGTTATGGGATTCGTTCCCCTCATATTCCTGATGTTTCTCGGGATATCCTTCCTGGAGGACACCGGATATCTGGCGAGGGTGGCCTTCATGCTGGACAGGGTCTTCAGGATTTTCGGCCTTCACGGCAGCTCTGTGATGCCTTTCATAATCTCAGGAGGCATCGCCGGAGGATGCGCCGTTCCGGGAGTCATGGCGGCCAGAACGATAAAATCTCCGAAGGAGAGGTTGGCTACTCTGCTGACGGCCCCTTTCATGAACTGCGGGGCGAAGCTACCGGTGTTCGCCCTGTTGATAGGAGTCTTCTTCCCTGAAGGGGAAACCCGAATGATGCTGCTGATAACGGCGATATCGTGGATAGGAGCCATGTTGGCCGCCAGGCTTCTCCGTTCGACGATCCTTCGAGGAGAGACGACCCCCTTCGTCATGGAGTTGCCGACCTACCGTTTCCCCACCTTTCAAGGGCTTCTGATACACACATGGGAGAGAACGTGGCAATATATAAAGAAAGCTGGCACCGTCATCTTGGGGATATCGATACTTCTATGGGCGATGATGACCTATCCCGGACTGGACGAAAGGGCTGCCGTGAAGTTCGATGACATGAGGGAGAGGGTCTCGGACGAACTTTCTCAGGAAAAACGGACCGAGATACTGGCAGAGATAGACGGAATGGAGGCCCAGGAGACACTGCGGCGTTCTTACGCCGGGCGAATCGGGACCGCTTTGGAGAAAGTAACCTCTTTGGCCGGATTCGACTGGAGGGACAATATCGCCCTTGTCGGAGGTTTCGCCGCCAAGGAGGTCGTGGTGTCGACACTTGGGACGGCTTATTCCCTAGGCGAGGTCGATCCGGAAGAAAGCGGCGGCTTGGCATCCATAATAGAGAAGTCTCCCGACTGGTCGCCTCTCAAGGCATTGGCGCTGATAATATTCACCATGTTCTACGCCCCATGCTTCGTCACTGTGGTCTGCATCGCCAGGGAGGCAGGCTCGTGGAAATGGGCGGCCTTCTCCATGATATTCAACACACTTTTGGCCTATCTGTTGGCGGTGGCGGTCTATCAGGGAGGGACGTTTATACAGTCCATAGGAGGGTAG
- a CDS encoding FeoA family protein — protein sequence MVKIAMRQMEDNQTGTIAKVRAEGELGRRIRDMGLTPGTTIRIMGRAPLYDPVAIRVGDFTLTLRDSEADYIDVEVEER from the coding sequence GTGGTCAAGATAGCCATGAGACAGATGGAGGATAACCAGACCGGGACCATCGCCAAGGTAAGGGCCGAGGGGGAGCTTGGCCGACGTATAAGGGATATGGGGCTTACTCCGGGAACGACTATTAGAATAATGGGAAGGGCTCCTCTCTACGACCCAGTGGCCATAAGGGTTGGCGACTTTACCTTGACCCTTAGAGACAGCGAGGCGGACTACATAGACGTGGAGGTGGAGGAAAGATGA
- a CDS encoding flavodoxin yields the protein MATISVLYGSTTGATKAVAEKIAKDLGADLFDVASAGDEAFTGYDVIILGSSTWGMGELQDDWNDYLPKLEQADLSGKKVAFFGTGDQEGFGDTFVDALGLLHDAIADKGIQVIGKRSTDGYSGGELAIRDGEFLGLAIDETNQPELTEGRIVSWLDQLRTEMR from the coding sequence ATGGCCACTATAAGTGTACTGTACGGTAGCACCACCGGAGCGACGAAAGCGGTCGCGGAGAAGATAGCCAAGGATCTGGGGGCGGACCTTTTCGACGTCGCGTCCGCCGGTGATGAGGCCTTCACCGGATATGACGTTATAATTCTAGGATCCTCCACCTGGGGGATGGGAGAACTACAGGACGATTGGAACGACTATCTTCCCAAGCTGGAACAGGCCGATCTGTCCGGCAAAAAGGTAGCTTTCTTCGGAACGGGAGATCAGGAGGGTTTCGGCGATACATTCGTGGATGCCCTGGGGCTTCTCCACGATGCCATCGCGGACAAAGGCATCCAGGTCATAGGTAAGCGCTCTACCGATGGCTATTCGGGAGGGGAGCTGGCAATAAGAGACGGAGAGTTCCTCGGACTGGCAATAGACGAGACGAATCAGCCGGAGCTTACAGAAGGAAGGATCGTCTCCTGGCTAGACCAACTTCGAACGGAAATGAGATAG
- a CDS encoding FeoA family protein, whose product MQNSRSMSICPSGTKGLVLVIDGGNCMRNRLADMGVFPGALVEVLRNEGGPVLLKVGSGRLALGRQMAERIMIA is encoded by the coding sequence ATGCAGAACTCTCGATCCATGTCGATCTGCCCTTCCGGAACGAAGGGGCTGGTGTTGGTGATCGACGGCGGTAACTGCATGAGAAATCGGTTGGCCGATATGGGAGTCTTTCCAGGGGCCCTGGTGGAAGTGCTAAGAAACGAGGGTGGCCCGGTTTTGCTCAAGGTCGGCAGCGGTCGACTGGCATTAGGGAGGCAGATGGCAGAGAGGATAATGATCGCTTAA
- a CDS encoding FeoA family protein: protein MTLDEVKPGSIVRLVRNGARGVVGQRLMDMGFFKGVTIKVVRNAPLVDPVEFLLGSQHVTVRHAEAANIEVEPI, encoded by the coding sequence GTGACTTTGGACGAGGTGAAGCCAGGAAGCATCGTTCGTCTGGTCCGTAACGGGGCCAGGGGTGTGGTGGGCCAAAGGCTCATGGATATGGGGTTTTTTAAAGGAGTAACGATTAAGGTAGTCCGGAACGCACCGCTTGTAGATCCGGTGGAGTTTCTTCTGGGAAGTCAGCACGTTACCGTAAGACACGCCGAGGCGGCCAACATAGAGGTTGAGCCGATATGA
- the feoB gene encoding ferrous iron transport protein B, with product MTISNTVVALAGQPNCGKSTIFNMLTGARQHVANYPGVTVDIKRGKYRYQDRSFDVVDLPGTYSLTSYSSEEMVARDFILGGEADVVVGVVDGSNLRRGLYLMFQLLEMGAPLVVALNMADVARSKGTPVDVDVLSRELGVPVLETVGNRGIGCKELKKQLFSSLSKEGRSPFIVDYGPLEPLISDLSDEMKSIPEMSFPARWSIIKLLEGDSSVMERVGASGDSGRVLLEKVSRLAASFEDEHGDDPRSHIGLCRHLRAEEIESRCVNDSSAGKVSWTDRIDSVVVHRFGGPLILLAVVYWLYELAIVQGYKATEYLVPWLSRFEALVSGWLPPAGVLEEPLIRSLVLSVVAAINSVLIYVPIFLILFASIAILEDVGYMPRMAFILDRLFRKFGLHGQSTLPLILGGVFVGGCAVPGVMATRVIADEKARLATILVVPLMNCMAKIPLYTLLISVFFADRGGAMMAFISTITIIFGLAVAKVLSLTVLKGKESSPFVMELPSYHRPTVRGVVTRSVERTWLFLKKVGTVVVAVAILVYFLINYPSLPQERYSSFTERASELVAGFQAKVEGTSYGKILDSESGIIRLIDYMGRFKSARMSGQDIESLNAKFKAMDPELFPLIDRSNRSDKDAKKVNRAYKLFRRDRAFLMKEMSDERTNDSWLGRAGKALEPVTHYAGFDWKVNVALLSSLAAKESSVATLGMIYRPVDSDQDSLEEGIKKEGGMTPLHALALMVFMALYPPCVATLIMVKVESGSWKWAFFSLGYPIVLGLICASLIFTVGSNLGLSGFTATWVFYGCALLTTFALGLINPSNREASIEKGKEV from the coding sequence ATGACGATCTCAAACACTGTAGTTGCTCTGGCCGGTCAGCCCAACTGCGGTAAGTCGACCATCTTCAATATGTTGACAGGGGCTCGGCAGCACGTGGCCAACTATCCCGGAGTGACCGTGGACATAAAGAGAGGGAAGTATCGATATCAGGATCGTTCCTTCGACGTGGTGGACCTTCCCGGAACCTACAGCCTAACGTCCTATTCCTCCGAGGAGATGGTCGCCCGGGACTTCATCCTGGGAGGTGAGGCCGACGTCGTGGTGGGGGTCGTGGACGGTTCCAACCTTCGCAGAGGGCTTTACCTTATGTTTCAGCTTCTGGAGATGGGAGCTCCTCTGGTGGTGGCTCTGAATATGGCTGATGTCGCCAGGTCGAAAGGAACTCCCGTCGATGTGGATGTCCTCTCGAGGGAGCTGGGCGTTCCCGTCTTGGAGACCGTCGGCAACAGAGGGATAGGCTGCAAGGAGCTTAAGAAGCAGCTTTTCTCGTCCCTATCAAAAGAGGGTAGGTCTCCCTTTATCGTGGATTATGGGCCTTTGGAGCCTTTGATATCGGATCTTTCCGACGAGATGAAGTCTATCCCAGAGATGTCTTTCCCGGCTAGGTGGTCGATCATAAAGCTTTTAGAGGGAGATTCCTCAGTCATGGAACGGGTGGGAGCCTCTGGAGATAGCGGAAGAGTCCTTTTAGAAAAGGTCTCTCGTTTGGCCGCCTCCTTCGAGGATGAGCATGGTGACGATCCCAGGTCCCACATAGGTCTCTGTCGTCACCTGAGAGCGGAGGAGATAGAGTCTCGATGTGTGAACGATAGCTCCGCCGGCAAGGTGTCCTGGACGGACAGAATAGACTCTGTGGTGGTTCACAGGTTCGGCGGTCCCCTGATACTTCTGGCCGTGGTCTACTGGCTTTACGAGTTGGCGATAGTCCAGGGCTATAAGGCCACCGAGTATCTGGTGCCTTGGCTCAGCCGTTTCGAGGCTTTGGTGTCCGGATGGTTACCTCCCGCCGGAGTGCTGGAGGAGCCTCTGATCCGCTCACTGGTGTTGAGTGTTGTGGCGGCGATCAACTCTGTCCTTATATATGTGCCTATATTCCTCATACTCTTCGCGTCGATAGCCATTCTGGAGGACGTAGGGTATATGCCGAGGATGGCCTTCATTCTCGACCGTCTCTTCAGGAAGTTCGGACTTCACGGTCAGTCGACCCTGCCTCTGATACTTGGAGGGGTCTTCGTCGGGGGGTGTGCCGTTCCGGGCGTCATGGCGACCAGGGTCATAGCGGACGAGAAGGCTCGTTTGGCTACCATACTGGTGGTCCCTCTGATGAACTGCATGGCCAAGATACCTCTCTACACTCTGTTGATAAGCGTCTTCTTCGCCGATCGCGGGGGGGCTATGATGGCCTTCATCTCCACCATAACCATAATCTTCGGTCTGGCCGTGGCGAAGGTGCTGTCTTTAACGGTCCTGAAGGGAAAAGAGAGCTCGCCCTTCGTCATGGAGCTCCCGTCCTATCACAGACCTACCGTGAGAGGGGTGGTCACCAGATCGGTCGAGAGGACCTGGCTTTTTCTGAAAAAAGTTGGAACGGTTGTCGTCGCGGTAGCTATTTTGGTCTACTTCCTGATCAATTATCCCTCTCTACCCCAGGAGCGTTATTCCTCTTTTACCGAAAGGGCAAGCGAGCTCGTGGCTGGTTTCCAGGCTAAGGTAGAGGGGACGTCTTACGGAAAAATACTGGACAGTGAGAGTGGAATTATTCGTCTCATCGACTATATGGGAAGGTTTAAAAGTGCCAGGATGTCCGGACAGGACATTGAAAGCTTGAACGCGAAGTTCAAGGCTATGGATCCCGAACTTTTTCCTTTGATAGATCGTTCTAACAGATCGGACAAGGACGCGAAGAAGGTCAACAGGGCCTATAAGCTTTTCAGGAGAGACAGGGCCTTCCTCATGAAGGAGATGTCCGACGAGAGGACCAACGATAGTTGGCTTGGGCGTGCAGGAAAAGCCCTGGAACCAGTGACCCATTATGCCGGGTTCGACTGGAAGGTGAACGTGGCTCTGCTTAGCTCTCTGGCCGCCAAGGAAAGCAGTGTGGCTACCTTGGGGATGATATATCGTCCTGTCGACTCCGATCAGGACTCCCTGGAGGAAGGCATAAAGAAAGAGGGAGGAATGACACCTCTTCACGCCTTGGCACTGATGGTCTTTATGGCTCTCTATCCTCCCTGTGTGGCGACTTTGATTATGGTCAAGGTCGAGTCGGGGAGCTGGAAATGGGCCTTCTTTTCCTTGGGGTATCCGATAGTTTTAGGGCTTATCTGTGCGTCACTGATATTTACAGTAGGCAGTAACTTGGGTCTGTCCGGGTTTACCGCAACCTGGGTTTTCTACGGCTGTGCCCTTTTAACGACATTTGCCCTCGGTCTTATCAATCCATCGAATCGAGAGGCATCCATAGAGAAAGGGAAGGAGGTGTAA
- a CDS encoding DUF4198 domain-containing protein, whose translation MKRSGVLGLACALICSLSVPAFAHFQMVYTPESALTKPETLNLKLVFTHPFEAGHTMDMDGVDSFVMVHKGKKTDLTKSVKPIMWTSLTNSGKGYEAEVPLRGMGDFVFGLVPMPYFEASEGIWMQQCTKMIVNVAGLPTDWNEEIGLPAEIVPLDKPYGLWTGNVFRGVVKANGEPVPFAEIEVEYLNHLPMLEGNSFAAEAAVEAPQDCFVTQTIVADANGTFVYAIPKAGWWGFAALGVITEEYKGAELGKDAVIWVQARDMN comes from the coding sequence ATGAAGCGTAGCGGTGTTTTGGGGCTAGCCTGTGCCCTTATCTGTTCCCTCAGCGTTCCGGCTTTCGCCCATTTTCAGATGGTATATACCCCTGAAAGCGCTCTGACCAAACCGGAGACCTTGAATCTCAAGCTCGTTTTTACCCATCCCTTCGAGGCAGGACACACCATGGACATGGACGGTGTGGACAGTTTCGTTATGGTCCATAAGGGCAAGAAGACCGATCTTACCAAGTCGGTCAAGCCCATAATGTGGACCAGTCTCACCAACTCAGGAAAGGGATACGAGGCCGAGGTTCCCCTGAGAGGCATGGGAGACTTTGTCTTCGGTCTGGTCCCCATGCCCTACTTCGAGGCATCCGAGGGGATCTGGATGCAGCAGTGCACCAAGATGATAGTCAACGTCGCGGGGCTTCCCACCGACTGGAACGAGGAGATCGGCCTGCCTGCCGAGATAGTTCCTCTGGACAAGCCCTACGGTCTCTGGACCGGTAACGTCTTCCGCGGTGTGGTCAAGGCCAACGGAGAGCCCGTTCCCTTCGCCGAGATCGAGGTGGAGTATCTGAACCACCTTCCTATGTTGGAGGGTAATTCCTTCGCCGCCGAAGCAGCCGTGGAGGCCCCCCAGGACTGTTTCGTCACCCAGACCATCGTTGCCGACGCCAACGGAACCTTCGTCTACGCTATTCCCAAGGCCGGTTGGTGGGGATTCGCCGCTCTCGGAGTTATAACAGAGGAGTACAAGGGAGCCGAGCTCGGGAAGGATGCCGTCATCTGGGTCCAGGCCCGGGATATGAATTAG
- a CDS encoding HD-GYP domain-containing protein has product MRRKVASQTEALTAQLDRSERAEREVIRLNSELRRTQREIAFTLGEVIENRSKETANHVRRVAAMTESLAFMRGLTVDESRRIALASSMHDIGKIGIPDRILSKPGPLSEEEFELMKEHTVLGYEILSRTGGPLFGIAARIAHEHHERWDGKGYPRGIAGEDISIEARIVAIVDVFDALSHKRVYKEAWPAQRILDLISEERSSHFDPSLTDLFLANFSVFSEICESMPDKTRT; this is encoded by the coding sequence TTGAGACGGAAGGTAGCCAGTCAGACCGAGGCCCTTACGGCCCAGTTGGACAGGAGCGAAAGGGCGGAGAGGGAGGTAATACGTCTCAACTCCGAGCTCCGAAGAACCCAGAGGGAGATCGCCTTCACCCTGGGCGAGGTGATAGAGAACAGGTCTAAGGAAACGGCCAATCACGTTCGCAGGGTAGCTGCCATGACCGAATCCCTAGCTTTTATGAGAGGTCTTACCGTGGACGAATCCAGAAGGATCGCCTTGGCTTCCTCCATGCACGATATAGGAAAGATAGGCATTCCCGATAGGATTTTATCGAAACCTGGTCCCCTTTCGGAAGAGGAATTCGAGCTTATGAAGGAGCATACAGTGCTGGGGTACGAGATACTTTCTCGAACAGGAGGTCCCCTTTTCGGTATAGCGGCCCGGATAGCCCACGAGCATCACGAGAGATGGGACGGAAAGGGCTACCCAAGGGGAATCGCGGGAGAGGATATTTCGATCGAGGCCAGGATCGTGGCGATAGTGGACGTTTTCGACGCTCTATCCCATAAAAGAGTTTATAAGGAAGCTTGGCCGGCGCAGAGGATTCTGGATCTGATATCGGAGGAGAGGAGTTCTCATTTCGACCCGTCCTTGACGGATCTTTTTCTAGCGAATTTCTCCGTGTTCTCCGAGATATGCGAGTCCATGCCGGATAAGACACGAACATAA
- a CDS encoding DUF2023 family protein: protein MEIFCHHVYEYWKGLRNLILHTAPVSEQGQIEHKLRHHRIPYVIHPIGNGRINVFFGHPDCIAVVSRFGTTDLSKLTDEQDFILGIMLGYDRMKQCARYLKKRPDREELIG from the coding sequence ATGGAGATCTTCTGTCATCACGTTTACGAATACTGGAAGGGACTCAGAAACCTGATACTTCACACCGCTCCGGTTTCCGAACAGGGACAGATCGAGCACAAACTAAGACATCACAGAATACCCTATGTCATACATCCCATAGGCAACGGAAGGATAAACGTGTTTTTCGGACACCCCGACTGCATAGCTGTGGTCAGTCGTTTCGGCACAACAGACCTATCCAAGCTTACGGACGAACAGGATTTTATCCTCGGAATAATGCTGGGATACGACAGGATGAAACAATGTGCCAGATACCTCAAAAAGAGGCCTGACAGAGAGGAACTTATAGGCTAA
- a CDS encoding SO_0444 family Cu/Zn efflux transporter, translated as MNFAVEIVKEAGHMFLDAAPYMLIGIMLSGFLKAFIDPGWVNRFLGGRGVAPVVRASLAGIPLPLCSCGVIPAAAGLRKQGASASATTAFLISTPESGVDSIAMSYALLDPIMTVARPIVAFISAFTAGVLSVFFGGKEEDKNTEERPDVTCSSCHDHHEHNHGHIRDGGRRSIRDKIRDGLRFAVFDIWGDLASAFFLGIVLSGIIAVAVPQTFLEGALGGGIGSMLIMLVAGIPMYICATSSTPLAAALILKGVSPGAALVFLMAGPATNVSAIPVLHRVLGTKRLLIYLGSIAVVSVASGLALDSLYEFLGTSAQATVGQTEEILSPWISWGSSVLLITLWIISRRSRRIPRLFRFFPKRG; from the coding sequence ATGAATTTTGCGGTGGAAATCGTCAAAGAAGCGGGACATATGTTTCTCGATGCAGCCCCCTATATGTTGATCGGGATCATGCTCAGTGGATTTCTGAAAGCATTCATAGATCCCGGCTGGGTCAACCGTTTTTTGGGAGGACGTGGGGTAGCCCCCGTGGTGAGAGCCTCACTGGCGGGAATTCCCCTACCCCTGTGTTCCTGCGGGGTGATCCCGGCGGCGGCGGGACTAAGAAAACAGGGAGCATCGGCGAGTGCGACCACCGCCTTTCTGATCTCAACACCGGAATCCGGGGTAGACTCCATAGCGATGAGCTATGCCCTTCTGGATCCCATAATGACGGTAGCCCGCCCGATAGTGGCGTTCATATCGGCTTTTACCGCAGGAGTTCTATCCGTCTTTTTCGGGGGGAAAGAGGAGGACAAAAACACGGAAGAGAGGCCGGACGTCACCTGTAGCTCATGTCACGACCACCATGAACACAATCACGGACATATTCGAGACGGTGGGCGCCGTTCGATCCGCGATAAGATCAGAGACGGTCTGAGATTCGCCGTTTTCGACATATGGGGAGATCTGGCCAGCGCCTTTTTCCTGGGGATAGTCCTATCGGGAATCATAGCCGTCGCCGTGCCTCAGACCTTCCTCGAGGGAGCCCTGGGAGGCGGCATAGGATCCATGCTCATCATGCTGGTAGCGGGCATACCGATGTATATCTGCGCTACATCTTCGACCCCTCTGGCAGCGGCCTTGATACTCAAGGGGGTGTCTCCCGGAGCCGCACTCGTCTTTCTCATGGCGGGACCGGCAACCAACGTATCGGCCATCCCGGTACTACATAGGGTCTTGGGAACGAAAAGACTCCTCATATATCTGGGGTCGATAGCGGTAGTATCCGTGGCCTCCGGTCTGGCTCTCGACAGCCTGTATGAATTTTTAGGTACCTCAGCCCAGGCCACCGTAGGGCAGACCGAGGAAATTCTCTCTCCGTGGATAAGCTGGGGATCCTCCGTCCTCTTGATAACCCTGTGGATCATTTCCAGGAGATCAAGAAGGATTCCGCGGTTATTTCGTTTTTTTCCGAAAAGAGGCTGA